From the genome of Mycobacterium dioxanotrophicus, one region includes:
- a CDS encoding lipase family protein, translated as MRRLWGALCVLLLFGSVGVIPRAHADPDPTLRNHDPIFNEDQYAEFYTPPDPLPPGAPGDLIRTEPSRLVLEPSGQLGAIMAAGTRIMYRSTDSRGNPMAVTGTYFEPQNDWPGKGPRPLIVYGPGTQGQGDQCAPSRQFNQGIHWSPWLDIAFNYEELFVATMVARGFAIVMTDYQGLGTPGLHTYVNRVAEGNAMLDAGRAALKLPGTSLDPHGPVAFWGYSQGGGAAASAAELAASYAPDLHVVGTYAGAPPADLKELFPYADGSALVGVVGYAINGVLQAYPEAAQAIHDKLTPRGEDLLNKVAGQCIAETIAKFMFRHLQPYFTEDIHQLVNEEPFSGLFDLQKIGRYRPDAPVLINSNRYDPLVPWTAANQLGRDWCDKGADVEFRTNEEPPFLNKLVINHALPMLVDGEAAMQWIADRFNGIPTAPNCGQF; from the coding sequence ATGCGTCGGCTGTGGGGGGCTTTGTGCGTGCTGCTGCTTTTCGGAAGTGTGGGTGTGATACCGCGAGCGCACGCCGACCCCGACCCGACCCTGCGCAACCATGACCCGATCTTCAACGAAGATCAGTACGCCGAGTTCTACACTCCACCCGACCCGCTGCCACCCGGCGCGCCCGGAGACCTGATTCGCACCGAGCCGTCCCGGTTGGTGCTGGAACCGTCCGGGCAGCTCGGTGCGATCATGGCCGCCGGCACGCGAATCATGTACCGCAGCACCGATTCTCGGGGAAACCCGATGGCCGTGACGGGCACCTACTTCGAGCCCCAGAACGACTGGCCCGGCAAGGGGCCGCGGCCGCTGATCGTCTACGGTCCCGGCACTCAGGGGCAGGGTGACCAGTGTGCGCCGTCGCGGCAGTTCAATCAGGGCATCCACTGGTCGCCGTGGCTGGATATCGCCTTCAACTACGAGGAGCTGTTCGTCGCGACCATGGTGGCCCGCGGTTTCGCCATCGTGATGACGGACTATCAGGGACTGGGAACGCCGGGCCTGCACACCTACGTCAACCGCGTCGCAGAGGGCAACGCCATGCTCGACGCGGGACGCGCAGCTCTCAAACTTCCCGGCACATCGCTGGATCCCCATGGGCCCGTGGCATTTTGGGGCTACTCCCAGGGCGGCGGCGCAGCCGCGTCGGCGGCCGAGCTGGCTGCCTCCTACGCGCCGGACCTCCACGTGGTTGGCACCTACGCGGGCGCGCCACCCGCCGACCTGAAGGAACTGTTCCCCTACGCCGACGGCAGTGCCCTAGTCGGCGTGGTCGGGTACGCCATCAACGGAGTTCTGCAAGCGTATCCCGAAGCAGCGCAGGCGATTCACGACAAGCTCACTCCCCGCGGGGAAGACCTGCTCAACAAGGTGGCCGGACAATGCATCGCCGAGACCATCGCAAAGTTCATGTTCCGGCATCTGCAGCCGTACTTCACCGAAGACATCCACCAACTGGTCAACGAGGAGCCGTTCAGCGGCCTGTTCGACCTGCAGAAGATCGGCCGCTACCGCCCCGACGCTCCGGTGCTGATCAACAGCAACCGCTACGACCCGCTGGTGCCCTGGACGGCGGCCAATCAGTTGGGCCGGGACTGGTGTGACAAGGGTGCCGACGTGGAGTTCCGCACCAACGAGGAACCTCCGTTCCTCAACAAGCTGGTGATCAACCACGCGCTGCCGATGCTGGTCGACGGCGAAGCGGCCATGCAGTGGATCGCCGACCGGTTCAACGGAATACCGACGGCGCCCAACTGCGGGCAGTTCTGA
- a CDS encoding CocE/NonD family hydrolase, with protein sequence MQRPFPAATGRGPCDVTTEHDVPATMRDGTVLRADVYRPKTSDAVPVILMRTQYGKSAAQTDVDRFEPPDWFASHCYLVVVQDIRGQGNSGGVFSEFTHDMDDGYDSVEWAAALPGSNGKVGMYGSSYVGATQWLAAVTTPPHLATIVPANTASDYYDGWNYEGGEFRLGFVLPWAIEDIATTAAINRDDKQAVAQLKAAAADPTRWLNYRPFKDLPPMQPTNPVVAPWYFDWIRHSTRDDFWRRFSIRDRYPAVKIPVLHIEGWYDAFLAGGIENFTGMTTHGGSDVARTNQRLVIGPWDHVGWGRPDSVAAPMLKDIGPVANSPINELQLAWYDHFLKGEDNDVAGPPRVDYFLMGANVWKTAPNWPLPQTHWTNWYLSGSGGFADREGQLTTQPPAAQPPDSYLYDPAFPAPSLGGHSCCGALNGPQGPYDQTPVEQRSDVLVYSSAPLTKDTEVTGPVTVTLWAQSTAVDTDFTAKLVVVKPDGQAINLNNGVLRTPFRDSLADPTPTTPGQPYQYRIQVWPTSYLFRAGDRIRLEVSSSDYPQFAPNPNTGAPFGQDTRTVQATQTVLHDPAHPSTITLPVIG encoded by the coding sequence ATGCAGCGTCCGTTCCCCGCGGCGACCGGACGGGGACCGTGCGATGTGACCACCGAGCACGACGTACCGGCCACCATGCGCGACGGCACCGTGTTGCGCGCCGACGTCTACCGTCCCAAGACCTCCGACGCGGTGCCGGTGATCCTGATGCGCACCCAGTACGGCAAGTCGGCGGCACAGACGGACGTGGACCGCTTCGAGCCGCCCGATTGGTTCGCGTCGCACTGTTATCTGGTTGTGGTGCAGGATATTCGGGGCCAGGGCAACTCGGGCGGCGTGTTCAGCGAGTTCACCCACGACATGGACGACGGCTATGACTCGGTGGAATGGGCGGCCGCCCTGCCGGGCTCGAACGGCAAGGTCGGCATGTACGGGTCGTCCTACGTCGGGGCCACGCAGTGGCTGGCAGCGGTGACCACGCCCCCGCACCTGGCGACCATCGTCCCCGCGAACACCGCATCGGACTACTACGACGGATGGAACTACGAGGGCGGGGAGTTCCGGCTGGGGTTCGTGTTGCCGTGGGCGATCGAGGACATCGCCACCACCGCCGCGATCAACCGGGATGACAAGCAGGCCGTGGCGCAGTTGAAGGCCGCTGCCGCCGATCCGACCCGGTGGCTGAATTACCGCCCGTTCAAAGACCTTCCACCGATGCAGCCCACCAACCCCGTGGTCGCGCCGTGGTATTTCGACTGGATCCGGCACAGCACCCGCGACGACTTCTGGCGCCGGTTCAGCATCAGGGACCGTTACCCCGCGGTGAAGATCCCGGTGCTGCACATCGAAGGCTGGTACGACGCATTCCTGGCCGGTGGTATCGAGAACTTCACCGGGATGACGACCCATGGCGGCAGCGATGTGGCCCGGACCAACCAGCGGCTGGTCATCGGGCCCTGGGACCACGTCGGTTGGGGCAGGCCCGATTCGGTGGCCGCGCCGATGCTCAAGGACATCGGGCCAGTGGCCAACAGTCCCATCAACGAACTCCAACTCGCCTGGTATGACCACTTTCTCAAGGGCGAGGACAACGATGTGGCAGGCCCGCCCCGCGTCGACTACTTTCTCATGGGCGCCAATGTCTGGAAGACCGCACCGAATTGGCCGCTGCCGCAAACACACTGGACCAACTGGTATCTCTCCGGGTCCGGCGGGTTCGCCGACCGGGAGGGGCAACTCACGACCCAGCCGCCGGCTGCGCAACCGCCCGACAGTTATCTCTACGATCCGGCCTTCCCCGCGCCCAGCCTTGGCGGGCACTCCTGCTGCGGGGCGTTGAACGGCCCGCAGGGGCCCTACGACCAGACTCCCGTCGAGCAACGCTCCGATGTGCTGGTGTACAGCTCAGCACCGCTGACCAAGGACACCGAGGTCACCGGCCCGGTCACGGTCACGCTGTGGGCCCAGTCCACCGCCGTCGACACCGACTTCACCGCGAAACTCGTCGTCGTCAAACCCGACGGGCAGGCGATCAACCTCAACAACGGCGTCCTGCGGACACCGTTCCGGGATTCGCTGGCCGATCCGACGCCGACGACTCCCGGGCAGCCCTACCAGTACCGGATCCAGGTCTGGCCCACCAGCTACCTGTTCCGGGCCGGCGACCGCATCAGGTTGGAGGTCTCCAGCAGCGACTACCCGCAGTTCGCGCCCAATCCCAACACCGGGGCACCGTTCGGCCAGGACACCAGGACCGTGCAGGCCACCCAGACCGTGCTGCACGACCCGGCCCACCCGTCCACGATCACCCTGCCGGTCATCGGCTGA
- a CDS encoding rubredoxin — MTDERLREEPTSTEPYKLFVCVQCGFEYDEEKGWPEDGIAPGTRWDDIPDDWSCPDCGAAKSDFEMMEIARP; from the coding sequence ATGACCGACGAGCGCTTGCGCGAGGAGCCGACCAGCACAGAGCCATACAAGCTGTTCGTCTGTGTGCAGTGTGGATTCGAATACGACGAGGAGAAGGGCTGGCCCGAGGACGGTATCGCCCCGGGGACCCGCTGGGACGACATCCCGGACGACTGGAGCTGCCCCGACTGTGGCGCTGCCAAGTCCGACTTCGAGATGATGGAGATCGCCCGACCGTGA
- a CDS encoding rubredoxin, with amino-acid sequence MSAYTCPGCGYTYDEAKGAPREGFPAGTPWDQVPDDWCCPDCAVREKVDFEEIGVTK; translated from the coding sequence GTGAGCGCCTACACATGCCCCGGATGCGGCTACACCTACGACGAGGCCAAGGGCGCGCCGCGGGAAGGATTCCCGGCAGGCACACCGTGGGACCAGGTACCTGATGACTGGTGCTGCCCGGACTGTGCGGTGCGCGAGAAAGTCGATTTCGAGGAAATAGGAGTGACGAAATGA
- the cycA gene encoding D-serine/D-alanine/glycine transporter codes for MTVPVAQPNLSSGEPQLSRQLSNRHIQLIAIGGAIGTGLFMGSGKTISLAGPSVIFVYMIIGFMLFFVMRAMGELLLSNLHYKSFADFAADLLGPWAGFFTGWTYWFCWIVTGVADVVAISGYVQYWWRDLPLWIPALAAVVLLIGLNLPTVKAFGETEFWFALIKIVAIGALIVVGLVMVLNHFQAPGGAHASFANLWNDGGFFPTGPMGFVAGFQIATFAFVGIELVGTTAAEAKNPERNLPKAINSIPVRVMLFYVAALAVIISVTPWREISADRSPFVAMFSLAGLGIAASVINFVVLTSATSSANSGIYSTSRMVYGLAQEGDAPSRFGKLTSRRVPANALFLSGVFLLAGVVMVAVGDSIIEAFTIVTTISSLCFIFVWTIILSSYLVYRRRRPHLHEASKFKMPGGIAMCYVVLAFFVFLVWAFTQKPDTLHALLVTPVWFIVLGIAWSVLRRRPTHVAREAKFRAELNDTTVD; via the coding sequence CTGACTGTTCCAGTAGCGCAACCAAATCTGTCGTCCGGCGAGCCGCAGCTCTCGCGCCAGCTCTCCAACCGCCATATCCAGTTGATCGCCATCGGTGGCGCGATCGGCACCGGGCTGTTCATGGGCTCCGGCAAGACCATCAGCCTGGCGGGCCCGTCGGTGATCTTCGTGTACATGATCATCGGCTTCATGCTCTTCTTCGTCATGCGGGCGATGGGCGAGCTGCTGCTGTCGAACCTGCACTACAAGTCGTTCGCGGATTTCGCCGCTGACCTGCTCGGTCCGTGGGCTGGTTTCTTCACCGGCTGGACGTACTGGTTCTGCTGGATCGTCACCGGGGTCGCCGACGTCGTGGCGATCTCCGGCTACGTGCAGTACTGGTGGCGCGACCTGCCGCTGTGGATCCCGGCGCTGGCCGCGGTGGTCCTGCTCATCGGGTTGAACCTGCCGACTGTGAAGGCGTTCGGGGAAACCGAATTCTGGTTCGCGCTGATCAAGATCGTCGCGATCGGCGCGTTGATCGTGGTCGGTCTGGTGATGGTGCTCAACCACTTCCAGGCTCCCGGTGGAGCCCACGCCAGTTTCGCCAACCTGTGGAATGACGGCGGGTTCTTCCCCACCGGCCCAATGGGATTCGTGGCCGGCTTCCAGATCGCCACGTTCGCGTTCGTCGGCATCGAACTGGTCGGCACCACCGCGGCCGAGGCCAAGAACCCCGAGCGCAACCTGCCGAAGGCCATCAACTCGATCCCGGTGCGCGTGATGCTGTTCTACGTCGCCGCGCTGGCCGTCATCATCTCGGTCACCCCGTGGCGCGAGATCAGCGCCGACCGCAGCCCGTTCGTCGCGATGTTCAGCCTCGCCGGCCTGGGCATCGCGGCCTCGGTGATCAACTTCGTGGTGCTCACCTCGGCGACCTCGTCGGCCAACTCCGGCATCTACTCCACCTCGCGGATGGTCTACGGCCTGGCCCAGGAAGGCGATGCGCCAAGCCGATTCGGCAAGCTGACCTCGCGACGGGTGCCCGCCAACGCACTGTTCCTCTCGGGCGTGTTCCTGCTGGCCGGTGTGGTGATGGTGGCCGTCGGTGACTCGATCATCGAGGCGTTCACCATCGTCACCACCATCTCGTCGCTGTGCTTCATCTTCGTTTGGACGATCATCCTGAGCAGCTACCTGGTGTACCGCCGGAGGCGGCCGCACCTGCACGAGGCGTCGAAGTTCAAGATGCCCGGCGGCATCGCGATGTGCTACGTGGTGCTGGCGTTCTTCGTGTTCCTGGTGTGGGCGTTCACCCAGAAGCCCGACACCCTGCACGCGCTGCTGGTCACCCCGGTGTGGTTCATCGTGCTCGGCATCGCCTGGTCCGTGCTGCGGCGTCGGCCCACGCACGTCGCCCGCGAAGCCAAGTTCCGTGCTGAACTGAACGACACCACGGTCGACTGA
- the ahcY gene encoding adenosylhomocysteinase encodes MTELKADSLNGIDFKVADLSLADFGRKEIRLAEHEMPGLMALRREYADVAPLKGARISGSLHMTVQTAVLIETLVALGAEVRWASCNIFSTQDHAAAAVVVGPHGTEEAPKGVPVFAWKGESLEEYWWAAEQMLTWDGEPANMILDDGGDATMMVLRGAQYEKAGVVPPAEDDDPAEWKVFLSVLRKTFENDKTKWSTIAEAVKGVTEETTTGVLRLYQFEAAGELPFPAINVNDSVTKSKFDNKYGTRHSLIDGINRGTDVLIGGKKVLICGYGDVGKGCAESLAGQGARVSVTEIDPINALQALMDGFDVVTVEEGISQADIVVTATGNKDIITLDHMKAMKDQAILGNIGHFDNEIDMAALERSDAKRLNIKPQVDQWTFDNGKSIIVLSEGRLLNLGNATGHPSFVMSNSFSNQVIAQIELWTKNDEYDNAVYRLAKHLDEKVARIHVEALGGTLTKLTKEQAEYINVDVEGPYKPEHYRY; translated from the coding sequence ATGACCGAGTTGAAGGCGGATAGCCTCAACGGGATCGATTTCAAGGTCGCTGACCTGTCGTTGGCTGACTTCGGCCGCAAGGAGATTCGCCTGGCCGAGCACGAGATGCCCGGCCTCATGGCACTGCGCCGCGAGTACGCCGACGTGGCACCGCTCAAGGGGGCACGCATTTCGGGCTCGCTGCACATGACCGTGCAGACCGCGGTGCTGATCGAGACGCTCGTCGCGCTCGGTGCCGAAGTCCGGTGGGCGTCGTGCAACATCTTCTCCACCCAGGACCACGCTGCCGCGGCCGTCGTCGTCGGCCCGCACGGCACCGAAGAGGCACCCAAGGGTGTGCCGGTCTTCGCGTGGAAGGGCGAGTCGCTCGAGGAGTACTGGTGGGCCGCCGAGCAGATGCTCACCTGGGACGGCGAACCCGCCAACATGATTCTCGACGATGGCGGTGACGCCACCATGATGGTGCTGCGCGGTGCGCAGTACGAGAAGGCCGGTGTGGTGCCGCCCGCCGAGGACGACGATCCCGCAGAGTGGAAGGTCTTCCTTTCGGTGCTGCGCAAGACCTTCGAGAACGACAAGACCAAGTGGAGCACGATCGCCGAGGCGGTCAAGGGCGTCACCGAGGAGACCACCACCGGTGTGCTGCGGCTGTACCAGTTCGAGGCTGCCGGCGAGCTGCCGTTCCCGGCGATCAACGTCAACGACTCGGTCACCAAGAGCAAGTTCGACAACAAGTACGGCACGCGGCACTCGCTGATCGACGGCATCAACCGTGGCACCGATGTGCTGATCGGTGGCAAGAAGGTGCTGATCTGCGGCTACGGCGACGTGGGTAAGGGTTGCGCGGAATCGCTTGCGGGCCAGGGCGCCCGGGTGTCGGTCACCGAGATCGACCCCATCAACGCGCTGCAGGCGCTGATGGACGGCTTCGATGTCGTCACGGTCGAAGAGGGAATCTCGCAGGCCGACATCGTCGTCACCGCGACCGGCAATAAGGACATCATCACCCTCGATCACATGAAGGCGATGAAGGACCAGGCCATCCTCGGCAACATCGGCCACTTCGACAACGAGATCGACATGGCCGCCCTGGAGCGCTCGGATGCCAAGCGGCTCAACATCAAACCGCAGGTCGACCAGTGGACGTTCGACAACGGCAAGTCGATCATCGTCCTGTCGGAAGGTCGTCTGCTGAACCTGGGCAACGCCACCGGCCACCCCTCGTTCGTCATGAGCAACAGCTTCTCCAACCAGGTGATCGCCCAGATCGAGCTGTGGACCAAGAACGACGAGTACGACAACGCCGTGTACCGGTTGGCCAAGCATCTTGACGAGAAGGTGGCCCGGATCCACGTCGAGGCACTCGGTGGCACGCTGACCAAGCTCACCAAGGAGCAGGCCGAGTACATCAACGTCGACGTCGAAGGCCCGTACAAGCCGGAGCACTACCGCTACTGA
- the alkX gene encoding TetR family transcriptional regulator AlkX has protein sequence MSRPSDRRIPYAEASRVLLRDSILDGMRELLLTRDWSAITLSHVATAAGISRQTIYNEFGSRQGLAEGYAMRLADRLVDAVDEAINHNVGEVHAAFLEGFRAFFAESAADPLVTSLLTGASKPDLLQIITTGSGPIISRCSDRLTGTFQNSWMKASDQDAGVLARAIVRLAMSYVSMPPEADHDVAGDLARLMTPFAERYGVIDTP, from the coding sequence GTGAGTCGACCGAGTGACAGGCGCATCCCGTACGCCGAGGCGTCCAGGGTGCTGCTGCGCGACTCGATTCTCGACGGCATGCGCGAGCTGCTGCTGACGCGGGACTGGTCGGCGATCACGCTGTCGCACGTGGCCACCGCGGCCGGCATCAGCCGTCAGACCATCTACAACGAGTTCGGCTCCCGGCAGGGGCTGGCCGAGGGGTACGCGATGCGGCTCGCCGACAGGCTGGTGGACGCGGTGGACGAGGCCATCAACCACAACGTCGGCGAGGTGCATGCGGCGTTCCTGGAGGGCTTCCGGGCGTTCTTCGCCGAGTCGGCCGCCGATCCGCTGGTGACCTCGTTGCTCACCGGAGCGTCCAAACCCGACCTGCTGCAGATCATCACCACCGGCAGCGGCCCCATCATCAGCCGGTGCTCGGACCGGCTGACGGGGACGTTCCAGAACAGCTGGATGAAGGCGAGCGATCAGGACGCCGGGGTGCTGGCCCGCGCGATCGTGCGACTGGCGATGAGCTACGTGTCCATGCCGCCGGAAGCTGATCATGATGTGGCCGGTGACCTGGCCCGACTCATGACGCCATTCGCTGAGCGCTACGGTGTGATAGATACCCCTTAG